One Parashewanella spongiae genomic window, TCAGTCAAAACTACCGTCCTCATTTGTTGCCTATTACAACCAAAATATTACCGATTCACCTATGCAACCTTTTACTGCGCTTCAACAAAGCAAAATAACCAACCAATACACAAATAAAGAAAACTACTTCGAAGATTTCTGGCAGCGGCAACTTCGTAAAGAAAAGAAAAACAAAGCCCATGACATTTGGAATAAGCTTGGCTTAGACAAAGACAGTGACAGAGCTATGCACATTATCCATTGCTGGGAAGATCAAAAGCGGCACCGAAAACAATACCAAGATAAAACTAAGACTCCACTGCCGCATAACTGGCTTGCCGATGAACAATGGTTAGATGAATTTATACGAGCCGATGATCCAAGTATTAACCCAACTAATCACCTTTCTAAAAATAACACTCAAATTAGTCTAGAAAGCAATAACCAAGCGATTGTTCAGCAATGGACTGGCTTACCAACCAAGAGAAAATAACATGACCGATCACGACAAAGAAGAATTTGCAGAAGTTTGGTCTGCCACTTACAACTTATACAGTAAGCAAATTACTCTGCAAACCCTTGCATTGGCTTTTGAAGCTTTAACCCATTATGACATTCAGCAAATTCGTAATGGCTTAACAGGGCATATTCAGTCTCCTGAAATCGGACAGTTTTGCCCTAAACCTGCTGATGTCATTAAACAGATAGAAGGAACAGGTAATGACAGAGCATCTACCGCATGGGCAAAGGTTTTATATGGTATCCACCATGTTGGCGCTTGGTCATCAATAAAGTTTGATGATGTGCTCATTCATCACGTTATCGAAAAAATTGGCGGATGGGTTTCATTATGTAAATTGAAGGAATCAGAACTAGCGTTTAAACAGAAGGATTTTATTAGTCACTATCAAGGTCTATTAAGTAAACCCATGTCAGATCATTGCCCTGACATATTAAAAGGCATTATAGACTGCCAGCAAACAGCTACTTCAAAACCTGTTGAATATGCTCACCTAACTAACCAAAACCAGATCACTCAACATAGACTCACTCAGTCTAACGAAAAGAAACTCAAGGAGCTGAACCGATGAACTTACTTCAAAAAAGCTCTCAAACATTACGAGCCGCAGAATTGATCAAATGCGGTTTTAAAACCAACATCGTAGTTCAAGATACAGGGCTTTCCTCTAACCTTATTCGAACACTGTATAAAGAAGTCCAAGGTGAATCACCAAAGGCCGGACAATTACCGTCACCAGCCAGCATTTTGGCAACCATACAATCACTGG contains:
- a CDS encoding DUF6475 domain-containing protein codes for the protein MTDHDKEEFAEVWSATYNLYSKQITLQTLALAFEALTHYDIQQIRNGLTGHIQSPEIGQFCPKPADVIKQIEGTGNDRASTAWAKVLYGIHHVGAWSSIKFDDVLIHHVIEKIGGWVSLCKLKESELAFKQKDFISHYQGLLSKPMSDHCPDILKGIIDCQQTATSKPVEYAHLTNQNQITQHRLTQSNEKKLKELNR